Proteins from a genomic interval of Chelonoidis abingdonii isolate Lonesome George chromosome 7, CheloAbing_2.0, whole genome shotgun sequence:
- the SOWAHA gene encoding LOW QUALITY PROTEIN: ankyrin repeat domain-containing protein SOWAHA (The sequence of the model RefSeq protein was modified relative to this genomic sequence to represent the inferred CDS: deleted 2 bases in 1 codon), translated as MEREDEEIQKGYSMQPVGVTEEGSCTNSNEGGGKERKTLPDDAGGGKGVTRLNSLVSVKLLILGTGCLLAAVRRCSETTVMGAFNDAASRPGGRAPSGVSARAAGLHKPRRVPPTRCDALCSCCGQTLPLPSAAQEAGERAKPCGWGPLLRGVNCGPEPALPGAGTGAPQGSHSGASRLQLPDTSARGPSATPPGSGCGAEPRPGRQRSQVQGMAEPEPEPEPSQAALLGFLREHGGQVRSAELRGRFKPLLEAGEPGERAARRERFTALVNSVAVVKELDGAKFVVLRKKLRAQAGGEPGEGAQPPEAPPEGSGRSGAGGQGRASPQLAAEESRSPKPVSELRGLFQSQDGETPGPPPGMAGPPRREAPQKPCMLPVRCPQPARGAEELPRQQEQLEDRARLQVGTLLDLPELASPRSPHMKRRQVDEPGVRSPRLRRVSKTQKVSEETGCTAAVPLESLEHEWLVKATAGQWSQQLHGLLLTDANLAGKRDFMTGFTALHWAAKSGNCDMVGKIIEVAKKGGTEIDVNAKSYGGYTPLHIAAIHGREDVITTLVKTYNVKVNLRDYSGKKPHHYLKEGSSYAVRHLLGDPDLHNSIGHAFPIKKNPKIAASILSSTSTFLGVLSDDMPFYDLSRGLKKTSSLNKLLNASAGSRKKPKTRGTFSSYSSLVEAVEEEQEEEEATVKHRPASELFFSH; from the exons ATGGAGAGAGAAGATGAAGAGATACAAAAAGGATATTCtatgcagccagtgggagttacAGAAGAAGGCTCTTGCACCAACAGTAATGAGGgtggaggaaaagaaaggaagacacTGCCAGATGA tgcagggggtgggaagggagtcACCAGGCTGAACTCGCTGGTGTCTGTCAAGCTATTGATCCTTGGCACAGGCTGCTTATTGGCCGCAGTTAGGCGGTGCTCAGAGACAACGGTGATGGGCGCATTTAACGATGCAGCGAGCAGACCCGGGGGTAGGGCTCCCAGCGGAGTCTCCGCGCGGGCTGCCGGATTGCACAAGCCCCGCAGGGTGCCACCCACACGGTGCGATGCGCTGTGCTCATGCTGCGGCCAAACCCTTCCGCTGCCAAGCGCAGCCCAGGAGGCTGGGGAGCGCGCCAAGCCCTGCGGCTGGGGGCCTCTGCTCCGAGGCGTGAACTGCGGGCCGGAGCCAGCGCTCCCCGGGGCAGGCACAGGGGCGCCGCAGGGGTCACACTCAGGTGCATCTCGCCTACAACTCCCAGATACCTCCGCTCGCGGTCCCTCCGCCACC CCACCTGGGAGCGGCTGCGGAGCAGAGCCGCGCCCGGGGAGGCAGCGCTCGCAGGTGCAGGGCATGGccgagccggagccggagccggagcccaGCCAGGCGGCCCTGCTGGGCTTCCTGCGGGAGCACGGCGGGCAAGTGCGGAGCGCGGAGCTGCGGGGCCGCTTCAAGCCGCTGCTGGAGGCCGGCGAGCCCGGGGAGCGAGCCGCCCGCCGCGAGCGCTTCACGGCGCTGGTGAACAGCGTGGCCGTGGTGAAGGAGCTGGACGGGGCCAAGTTCGTGGTGCTGCGGAAGAAGCTCcgagcccaggctgggggggagcCGGGCGAGGGAGCGCAGCCCCCCGAGGCGCCTCCGGAGGGCTCTGGGCGGagcggggcaggggggcaggggcgcGCCTCCCCCCAGCTGGCAGCCGAGGAGAGCCGGTCCCCGAAGCCTGTGTCCGAGCTGAGGGGGCTGTTCCAGAGCCAGGATGGCGAGACGCCTGGGCCCCCCCCGGGGATGGCCGGGCCCCCCAGGAGAGAGGCCCCCCAGAAGCCCTGCATGTTGCCAGTGCGCTGCCCGCAGCCGGCTAGAGGGGCTGAGGAGCTgccaaggcagcaggagcagcttgAGGACAGAGCCAGGCTGCAAGTGGGGACCCTGCTGGACCTCCCTGAGCTGGCCTCCCCCAGATCCCCGCACATGAAGAGGAGGCAGGTGGACGAGCCGGGTGTCAGGTCGCCCCGCCTGCGAAGGGTGTCAAAGACTCAGAAGGTGAGCGAAGAAACCggctgcactgctgctgttcccCTGGAATCTCTGGAGCACGAATGGCTGGTGAAAGCCACCGCCGGCCAGTGGTCCCAGCAGCTTCATGGCCTCTTGCTGACAGATGCCAATCTGGCAGGGAAAAGGGACTTCATGACCGGGTTCACAGCTCTGCACTGGGCAGCTAAGAGTGGGAACTGTGACATGGTGGGGAAGATCATTGAGGTGGCCAAGAAAGGTGGCACTGAAATCGATGTGAATGCCAAGTCCTACGGAGGTTACACTCCCCTCCACATCGCTGCCATACATGGCCGAGAAGATGTCATTACCACATTGGTCAAGACATACAATGTCAAGGTTAATCTGAGAGACTACAGTGGGAAAAAGCCACACCACTACTTAAAGGAAGGGTCCTCTTATGCCGTCAGGCATTTGCTGGGTGATCCCGACCTTCACAACAGTATCGGACATGCCTTTCCAATCAAGAAAAACCCAAAAATTGCTGCTTCCATCTTGAGCTCCACCAGCACCTTCCTTGGAGTCTTATCTGATGACATGCCCTTCTATGATCTAAGCAGGGGTTTGAAGAAGACTTCTTCCTTAAATAAGCTCCTTAATGCATCTGCAGGCTCAAGGAAGAAGCCTAAGACTAGGGGGACTTTCTCGTCCTACTCTTCTCTTGTCGAAGCAGTGGaggaagagcaggaggaggaggaggccacAGTGAAACACAGACCAGCTTCTGAGCTGTTCTTCAGTCACTAG